In Microbacterium enclense, the DNA window CCGCACCGGCTTGACGAGATAGTCGTCGGCGCCCGCCGACAGCGCCCGGACGGTCGAGCGCTCGTCGCCCCGGGCGGTCACGACGATCACGGGAATCGGGCTCACCGCTCGCAGCTGACGCAGCGCGTCGAGGCCGTCCATGTCTTCCAGGCCGAGATCGAGCAGAACCACCTGGGCGTCTCGGTGGCGCAGCAGCACGTCGCTGCCGCGCGCGACGCGCGTGCACGAATGGCCGGCGCGCTGCAGCGCCGCCACGAGAGCTGCGGCGACAGAGCCGTCGTCCTCGGCCACGAGTACGTGCATGGCTTCATCGTAAGGAAGACGGGCGCCGTGCTCGCGCAGCCGGTCCGACGAATGTAAGGCGGATGTAAGGATCTCGGATGCCGCCGGGCGATCGCTTCACCATGGAGGGACATACGCCTCGCCGCCGCCGCCGGGACCGTCCGACGGCACGCGAGACGAGAACCGTCCATCGACCGATCGGATCTCTCATGTCAACGACGACATCCGCCACTCCGGCGACCACCACGACGATTCCCACGAGCCTTCGGCGCTCGATCTCGAACACGCTGAAGGGCTCGGCGGGCAACCTCGTCGAGTGGTACGACGTGTACGTCTACTCGGTCTTCGCGGTGTACTTCGAATCGCAGTTCTTCAGTTCAGACGACAAGAACTCCACGATCTACGTGTGGGCGATCTTCGCCGTCACCTTCCTCATGCGTCCGATCGGGTCATGGTTCTTCGGGCGCTTCGCCGACCGACACGGGCGTCGGTTGTCGCTGACGGTGTCGGTCTCGCTGATGGCGTTCTGCTCCCTCGTCATCGCTCTGGCCCCGACCGCGGAGGCCATCGGCGCCGGTGCCGTGGTCATCCTCGTGTTCGCGCGTCTCGTCCAGGGGTTCGCGACCGGAGGCGAGTACGGCACGAGCGCCACGTACATGTCCGAGGCGGCGATGCCCGGTCGCCGCGGGTTCCTCTCGTCGTTCCACTACGTCACCCTCGTCGGCGGCCACGTGCTGGCGCAGACGACACTGCTCGTGATGGTGCTGACTCTCGACGAAGAGGCCATCTCGTCGTGGGGCTGGCGTGTCGCCTTCGCGATCGGCGGCGTGGCGGCCGTCGCGGTGTTCTGGATGCGGCGCACCATGGACGAGTCGCTCGAGAAGAGCGTCATCGCCGACACCAAATCGGGTCGCTCGAAGGACTCGGGCTCGTTGCGCGACCTGTTCGTGAACAACTGGCGTCCGCTGCTGCTGTGCTTCGCCGTCACCGCCGGCGGCACGGTCGCGTTCTACACCTACTCGGTCACCGGCCCGAACATCGTCAAGACCGCGTTCTCCGGCGGCGATGTCGTCGCCGGCACGATCATCAACCTCGTCGCCCTCACCGCGCTCATGCTCATGCAGCCCCTGGGCGGCTGGCTGTCGGACAAGGTCGGTCGGAAGACGCTCCTGGTGTTCTTCGGCGTCGGCGGCGTGATCTACACCTGGTTCCTCATCACCGTGCTCCCGCAGCAGACCAACGAATTCGCGGCCTTCGCGATCCTCGTCGGTGGTTTCGTCATCCTCACCGGGTACACCTCGATCAACGCCCTGGTGAAGGCGCAGCTGTTCCCCACCCACGTGCGCGCCCTCGGTGTCGGACTCGGCTACGCCTTGGCCAACTCCCTCTTCGGGGGAACCGCCCCGCTGCTCTACGCGGGAGCGCAGACCACGCAGCAGGTGCCCCTGTTCATCGTCTACGTGACCGTGATCATCGCCGCCTCGCTCGCGGTGTACATCTTCGCTCTGCGCAACAAGGCGCCGAACTGGCTCGACGACGAGCTCGTCATGCGTGAGGCCCAGCAGGAGCGGTCCCACAAGGCGGCGTCGCCGCGCTGAGCCGACCCCGGCGCCGTCGCCGCGGCTTCACACGGAGACGAAGAAAGCCCCCGCCGAGGCGGGGGCTTTCTTTCGTGAGGTGGACCTGAGGGGACTCGAACCCCTGACCCCCTGCATGCCATGCAGGTGCGCTACCAGCTGCGCCACAGGCCCGTTTTTTGTTTTCCGCCCCTTTCGAGGCAACTCCATGAGCTTACTACACGGGATCACGACGCAAGAAATCGGCCCGACCGGGCGTGTCGTCATCCGCACCGACGGCGATCAGAACGGCGCGCCGCAGAACCTGAGCTCGCTCGCTGAGAGCGCGCTGGCGAGCCACGTAGGTTGCTTTGCCGTCGGGCGTCTCCACCGCCACGGGGGAGTACCCCCACCCGCTCAGGTCGTAGGGGGACGCCTCCATGTCGAGGGTGCGGATGTCACGCGCAAGCTCGAACGCCTCGAGCAGCAACGAACCGGGAACGAGGGGTCCGAGTTTGACCGCCCATTTGTACACGTCCATCCCGGCGTGCAGACAACCCGGCTGCTCGGTGGCGCTCTGTGTGTCCCGCGACAGCGACTGCCGGTTGCGAGGCACCGCGTCGGGGGCGAAGAACCGGAAGGCATCGAAGTGCGTGCACCGGAGGTCGTGCGTCTCGACGACGGCATCGGTTCCCGCACGTCCGAGGCGCAGAGGCACGGAATGACGGACCTCATCGACGCGGTAGGCCATGGCCCACTCGTGCAGCCCGAAGCACCCGAACTGCGCGGGCCGGTGCAGCGTCGCGCGCAGGAGGTTCGTGATGCCGCGGTACAGCGACCCGCGCTCTGCGCGGAAGGCCTCGGCATCCACTCGCACGCCGTCGGCAGCGCCGCGGTACCAGCGCCACCGCGCGCGCTCGTCGGCGTCCTCGAGGATGACGCCCGGGCCCGGATGCCACCGCCTCAGGATCGCCGGCTTGTAGGAGTAGTAGGTGAAGAGGAAGTCCTCGACGGGGTGCTTCTCGGCGCGACCGGCGCGTTCGCGGTGCGCCGCGGTCAGGGCGTCTGCGCGCGCCGCATGCGCGGCCGCTGCCGCGCTCCACTCGGCCCGCGACAGCGTCGGTGTGTCGGTGACGGTGCTCACTCGACGGGCTCGATGAGGGCGGACGAGTCGTTGCGCACGTTCCCCACCGCCGACGAAACGACATGGTCGTCGAGGGTCTCGGCGACGTCGGGGGCCGCATCGATCGCGGCGTCGAGGATGTCACCGACGTTCTCGGTGGTCGGGTCGAGCCACGCATCGGCGAAATCGGGGTCCATGAACAACGGCATCCGGTCGTGGATCGAACCGAGTCGGCCGATGGAGTCGCGCGTCAGGATCGTGCAGCTCAGCACCCACCGCGCGGGGTCGTCGTCGGCGCGCGCCGGGTCTTTCCACCACTCGTACAGACCCGCGAAGAACAGGGGGGAGCCGTCGGCGGGGTGGATGTAGTGCGGCGTCTTGCCCTCGTCGGTCGTCTTCCACTCGTAATACCCGGATGCCGGGATCACCGCGCGTCGTTTGATGAGCGCATTGCGGAACATCGGCTTGTCTTCGACCTCCTCAGAGCGCGCGTTGAAGGCTCGCGCCCCGACCTTGACGTCTTTCGCCCACCCGGGCACGAGTCCCCACCGGGCGACCTCGAGGCGACGCACGGGGGGTTCGGTCTTCACGGAGTCGAGCACGATCGCCACGGACGACGTCGGTGCGATGTTGTACGACGGCGAGGGGAGTTCATCGCTCTCGACGTCGACACGGAGAACGCCCACGAGTTCCGAGGCCACATTGGCCACGACGAATCGACCGCACATGCCTCCACCGTACGCGCCCCCTCCGACATCGGCCGTGGCAGCGCCGGACAGCGTCCCGCCTCAGGCGTCGGTCGAGATGACCCCGACACTCTCGAGGCGATCGAGGAGCGCGGCCCCGTCGGATCCGGTGACCCAGGGCACCTCGGCCGCGGAATGGTCATCGACGACCGTGCGCCCACCGGCCAGGACGGCTTCGGCGGGCAGGAGCCGACGGATGGCGACTGCCGCGACGCTCTGCGGGTGCTCGATCGCGAACTGTGTGTAGATCGCGTCGTCGTGCTGACCGTCGTCGCCGACGAGCAGCCACTTGACGTCGGGGAACTCGCTCGCGATGCGACGGAGGTTCTGCTCCTTGTGATCGCGACCGCTGCGGAACCATCGGTCGTGCGTCGGGCCCCAGTCGGTGAGCAGGAACGACCCCGCCGGGAACAGATGCCGGCGCATGAAGCGAGTCAGCGTCGGAGCCACGTTCCACGCGCCGGTGGAGAGGTAGATGACGGGCGTGCCGGGGTGCTCGCGCGTCAGCCTCTCGAGCATCACGGCCATACCGGGAACGGGCTGGCGGGCGTGCTCGTCCAGGACGAACGAGTTCCAGGCGGCGAGGAAGGGGCGGGGGAGGGCCGTCACCATGACGGTGTCGTCGATGTCGCTCACCACGCCGAATCGGACATCGGAGCCGACGATGAAAACCCGGGTCTCCGCGGGTTCGCTGCCCTCCACCGACATCGTGATCGTCTGCCAGCCCGGCGGCAGCGACGCCGGAAGGCGTGCGTCGATCACGCCGCCGCGATCGGCCGAGACGTGATGGGTGACTCCGTCGATGACGACGCTGACCCGCGCCATTCCCACCGGGACGGCCGCGAAACTCCGCCACCCGCGCAGGCTTGCGAACTCGCCCGTCGACGTCCGCTTGATCGGCGGCGCGATCAGGACGCGGCCCAGGACGCGGACCCACTCCTCCGTGCCGTACCCCGGAAACCCCGTCACAGCGGGACGCAGACCACGGGCGCGGGCACGCCGTTCGCGCCACCGATGAAAACGGCGCTCCAGTCGGGCGAACCAGAGCACTTTGGCGCGAGGAGAGCGAGGCATCCGGGCTAGTCTTTCACGTCACCGTCCGCGGGTTCGAGGGGGTGGACGTCGTCGGCGAGATGCCGTCGCTCGGCACGTTCGATGAGCTTCTTGCCCACGAACACCAGCACGAGGAACACGACGAGGATGCCGACGAAGATGTAGCCGGCGTAGTGGATGCGGTCGGAAAGCTCGCGATAGGTGCCGGCCGCGGTCGCCGCCACCGAGACGTACAGAGTCGACCACAGCACGCAGGCCGGGGCCGTCCACGCCAGGAACCGGCGGTAGCTGTATCCGCTCATCCCGACCGTGAGCGGCACCAGCGAATGCAGGACGGGCAGGAAGCGCGAGAGGAAGATCGCGGGCCCGCCCCGGCGCCGGAGGTACCGGTCGGCCCGCTCCCAGTTACGCTCACCGAGCTTCTGACCGAGA includes these proteins:
- a CDS encoding SOS response-associated peptidase; the protein is MCGRFVVANVASELVGVLRVDVESDELPSPSYNIAPTSSVAIVLDSVKTEPPVRRLEVARWGLVPGWAKDVKVGARAFNARSEEVEDKPMFRNALIKRRAVIPASGYYEWKTTDEGKTPHYIHPADGSPLFFAGLYEWWKDPARADDDPARWVLSCTILTRDSIGRLGSIHDRMPLFMDPDFADAWLDPTTENVGDILDAAIDAAPDVAETLDDHVVSSAVGNVRNDSSALIEPVE
- a CDS encoding MFS transporter; the protein is MSTTTSATPATTTTIPTSLRRSISNTLKGSAGNLVEWYDVYVYSVFAVYFESQFFSSDDKNSTIYVWAIFAVTFLMRPIGSWFFGRFADRHGRRLSLTVSVSLMAFCSLVIALAPTAEAIGAGAVVILVFARLVQGFATGGEYGTSATYMSEAAMPGRRGFLSSFHYVTLVGGHVLAQTTLLVMVLTLDEEAISSWGWRVAFAIGGVAAVAVFWMRRTMDESLEKSVIADTKSGRSKDSGSLRDLFVNNWRPLLLCFAVTAGGTVAFYTYSVTGPNIVKTAFSGGDVVAGTIINLVALTALMLMQPLGGWLSDKVGRKTLLVFFGVGGVIYTWFLITVLPQQTNEFAAFAILVGGFVILTGYTSINALVKAQLFPTHVRALGVGLGYALANSLFGGTAPLLYAGAQTTQQVPLFIVYVTVIIAASLAVYIFALRNKAPNWLDDELVMREAQQERSHKAASPR
- a CDS encoding DUF2183 domain-containing protein yields the protein MPRSPRAKVLWFARLERRFHRWRERRARARGLRPAVTGFPGYGTEEWVRVLGRVLIAPPIKRTSTGEFASLRGWRSFAAVPVGMARVSVVIDGVTHHVSADRGGVIDARLPASLPPGWQTITMSVEGSEPAETRVFIVGSDVRFGVVSDIDDTVMVTALPRPFLAAWNSFVLDEHARQPVPGMAVMLERLTREHPGTPVIYLSTGAWNVAPTLTRFMRRHLFPAGSFLLTDWGPTHDRWFRSGRDHKEQNLRRIASEFPDVKWLLVGDDGQHDDAIYTQFAIEHPQSVAAVAIRRLLPAEAVLAGGRTVVDDHSAAEVPWVTGSDGAALLDRLESVGVISTDA
- a CDS encoding 3-methyladenine DNA glycosylase codes for the protein MSTVTDTPTLSRAEWSAAAAAHAARADALTAAHRERAGRAEKHPVEDFLFTYYSYKPAILRRWHPGPGVILEDADERARWRWYRGAADGVRVDAEAFRAERGSLYRGITNLLRATLHRPAQFGCFGLHEWAMAYRVDEVRHSVPLRLGRAGTDAVVETHDLRCTHFDAFRFFAPDAVPRNRQSLSRDTQSATEQPGCLHAGMDVYKWAVKLGPLVPGSLLLEAFELARDIRTLDMEASPYDLSGWGYSPVAVETPDGKATYVARQRALSERAQVLRRAVLIAVGADDDTPGRADFLRRDPV
- a CDS encoding DedA family protein, with translation MNEILTWLLDVVQNVDPVLRTILAGIAVMLETSVLVGLIVPGDTMVIVAGTAIASPLEGVILGAAVVVGALLGESGGFWLGHYFGPRIRASRLGQKLGERNWERADRYLRRRGGPAIFLSRFLPVLHSLVPLTVGMSGYSYRRFLAWTAPACVLWSTLYVSVAATAAGTYRELSDRIHYAGYIFVGILVVFLVLVFVGKKLIERAERRHLADDVHPLEPADGDVKD